CACCAACAACCGGATGGAACTGCTGGCGGCCATCGTTGCCCTGGAAACGCTGAAGCGTCCCTGTCGCGTGCATCTGACGACCGATTCCCAATACGTGCGACAGGGCATGCTCGAGTGGCTGCCCAACTGGCGTAAGCGCAACTGGCGCCGCGCCGACGGTCAACCGGTCAAGAACGCCGATCTCTGGGAGCGCCTCGATCAGGCGGCCCGGCGTCACGAGATGCATTGGCACTGGATCAAGGGCCATGCCGGCCATGCCGAGAACGAGCGGGCGGACGAGCTGGCCAATCGCGGCATCGATAATCGTTGTGGAGTGCAGCCATGAGCGAACGACAGATCATCCTGGATACCGAAACCACGGGCATGCCCGTCACGGAAGGCCATCGGCTGGTGGAGATCGGCGCGGTGGAAATGGTCGGCCGGCGGGTCACGGGGCGTCATTACCATGTCTACCTGAATCCCGAGCGGCCCGTCGACCCCGGGGCCTTGGCGGTCCACGGTCTGGATGACGTGTTTCTCTCCGACAAGCCGAAATTCGCCGATGTCGTCGACGAGTTCCTCGCCTTCATCCAGGACGGTGAGCTGATCATCCACAATGCCGAGTTCGACGTGGGCTTCATCAATGCCGAACTCGAGCGTCTGCCTGCGCGCGGTCGTTTGTCGGACTACGTGCCGAACATCGTCGATTCGCTGGCACTGGCCCGGCAGAAGCATCCCGGTCAGCGCAACAGCCTGGATGCCCTGTGCCGTCGCTACAGCATCGACAACAGCGCCCGTACGCTGCATGGCGCCTTGCTGGACTCCGAAATCCTCGCCGACGTCTACCTTGCCATTACGGGCGGCCAGAAGACGCTGTCCTTCGATGCCGACGGCGATGCATCAGGAGATACGGATCAGGCCGATACGGCTGCCCGCATCCTCCGCCTGCCGGCCGATCGGCCGCCGTTGCGGGTGATCGCCGCCGATGCGGCGGAAGCCGAGGCGCATGCGGCCTGGATGGAAAAACTGGGTACCGACGGCACGCCGCGCGTCTGGCCCGGCTGATCCGCCGCCGGCCCGCCGCATTTCAAGGTTTCTGGGTGTCGGCAGGGCGATAGGTAAATATAAACCGATCGCCTATAATGAACATCTCCTGGCAGTGGGCTTCTGCAGATTGCCGTCGCTGCCGCGCACTTTCCATCAATGAGGTTCCTGAAACAGCGGGGGCGTTGAACCGGCCGAGGTGTCTGCGTGACTGAATATGTCCTGATTTTGATTAGCACGGTGCTCGTCAACAACTTCGTGCTGGTGAAGTTTCTTGGCCTGTGCCCATTCTTCGGCGTGTCCAAGAAAATCGAAACCGCAATCGGCATGTCCCTGGCCACGACCTTCGTGCTGACCCTCTCGGCCATTGCCAGCTACCTGACCGAAACCTATCTGCTCGAACCGCTGGGGCTGGCGTACCTGCGCACCATCATGTTCATCGTGGTGATCGCGGTCGTCGTCAACTTCACCGAGATGGTGGTGCGCAAGACAAGCCCGCTGCTGCACAACGTGCTGGGCATCTACCTGCCGTTGATCACCACGAACTGTGCGGTGCTGGGCGTCGCCCTGCTGAACGTGCAGCAGGCGCACAATTTCACCGAATCCGCACTGTATGGGTTCGGGGCTTCCCTCGGCTTTTCGATGGTACTGATCCTGTTCTCCGCCCTGCGCGAGCGCGTGAATGCCGCTGACGTACCCCTGGCCTTCGAGGGTGTGCCGATTGCCCTGATCACGGCGGGCCTGATGGCGTTGGGCTTCATGGGCTTTGCCGGGATGGTGAAGGGCTGATGCTGACGGCGATTCTGGTTTCGGCGGGGCTCGCGCTGGCCTTCGGCATCGTGCTCGGTGTCGCGGCGCAGTGGTTCCATGTCGAGGGAAATCCCCTGGCAGAGAAGATCGATGCGATCCTGCCGCAGACCCAGTGCGGTCAGTGCGGTTTCCCGGGTTGTCGACCCTACGCCGAGGCGATTGCCTCCGGTGCGGCGGACATCAACCAGTGTCCGCCCGGTGGCGAGACCACGATCAAGAATCTGGCCGATCTCCTGGGCGTCGAGCCCAAACCGCTGAATGCCGATAACGGTACTGCGAAGGAAGTCCCGCTCGTGGCGGTGATCGACGAGGACGTCTGCATCGGCTGTACCAAGTGCATCCAGGCCTGTCCCGTCGATGCCATCCTCGGCGCCGCCAAGCAGATGCACACCGTGATCGCCGCCGAGTGCACGGGTTGCGAGCTCTGCATTGCGCCCTGTCCCGTCGACTGCATCGACATGATCCCCGTGGCGGCGGGCGTGGACGATTATCGCTTTCCCTTGCCGGTTTCCGCGCTGCCGGTCGCATCCGACGGGATGGCAGGTCATGTGCAAGGCCACGAAAAGCGCCCGATGGACGAGCAGGTACCCGCTCAGGAAAACCCCCCGTCGGAGTCGGCGCATGTCTGATTCTGCCGCGAACGTCACAACGGCCGCCTTTGATTTCCACGGCGGCATCCACCCGCCGGAAAACAAGGATCTGACTCGGGATCGTGCCGTCGTCGATCTGCCTTTGATGGCCCGATACGTTCTGCCGCTGCACATGCACATCGGAGCTCCGGCACGACCGGTGGTCAAGGTCGGCGATCAGGTCGGCAAGGGGCAGGTGCTGGCGCAGGCGACCGATTTCATCTCGGCCACGATCCATGCGCCGACTTCCGGCATGGTGGTGGCCATCGACGATCATCTGATTCCGCATCCGGGCGGACTTGCCGCGCCGTCGATCCAGCTGGTGGCCGATGGGGCCGACCGCTGGGCGGACATGCCCAACCCCTGGCCGGACTACGCCACCCGTTCCCCGGCGGAGTTGCGTACCCGTCTGCGCGAATCCGGGGTGGTCGGGCTGGGTGGCGCCGTATTTCCCACGGCCGCGAAACTGGCCACGGGTGCCGCCGCCGTCAGAACCCTGGTGCTCAATGGGGCAGAGTGTGAACCCTACATCACCTGCGACGATCGCCTGATGCGCGAGTCCCCGGCAGAGATCATCGCCGGGGCGCAGATCGCCCTGCACATGCTGGGGGCGGAGCAATGTCTGGTCGGCATCGAGGACAACAAGCCCGAGGCGCTGGCGGCCATGAGCGCCGCGGCGGCCCACGATCCGCGATTCACCGTGGTCTCCGTGCCTACGCGCTATCCGGCGGGCGGGGAGAAGCAATTGATCCGGATGCTGACCGGCATCGAGGTGCCGCGCGATCGTCGGGCCATGGAATACGGCCTGATCTGCCTGAATGTCGGAACGGCCGCGTCGGTCCATCAGGCCGTGGTGCACGGGAAGCCGGTGATCGACCGGTTGTTGACGGTGACGGGGGGGGGCGTGCGCCAGCCGGAGAATTTCCGGGTGCGGATCGGCACGCTGATGAGTGACGTCATTACGGCGGCCGGCGGTTACCAGGCGGGCGTCGATCGGTTGATCATGGGCGGGCCGATGATGGGGTTTGCCCTGCCTGACGATGCCGTGCCCGTGGTCAAGGCAACCAATTGCCTGTTGGCGCTGCGTCCCGAGGATCGGCCCGCGGAGCCGGTTCCACAGCCCTGCATCCGCTGCAGCCTGTGTGCCGAGTCCTGTCCGGCGGATCTGCTGCCGCAACAGCTCTACTGGTATGCGCGCTCACGCCAGTTCGAGCGGGCCGTGGCCTATCACCTGTTCGACTGCATCGAGTGCGGCGTCTGCTCGGCGGTTTGTCCGTCGCACATCCCGCTGGTCGAGTATTACCGCTTTGCCAAGACCGAAGTCTGGGCCCAGGAGCGGGAAAAGACCAAGGCGACTGTGGCCCGGGATCGCTTCGAATTCCGCAAGGAACGACTGGAGCGGCAGAAGGCCGAACGCGAAGCGGCCCTGAACAAGAAGCGTCAGGCGCTGGAGGCCAAGACGGCCCGCGTGGCCAAGGCGGAACCCTCGACCGATGCCGCGTCGAAAGGCGCGCGTGCGGCCGCAAAGACAGATGAAACGGCGTTCGGTACCTATCAACCCGGCCAGACCCCGGACGGGTCGCAGCTCGATTCCGCGGTAGAAGCGGCGCGCGCCCGGGCCAAGGCGCGCCGCGCCGCGCTGGAAGCGCAACGATCCGCACCCGTGCCGTCATCCGATGATCCCTCCGACGAGAGTGAACAGATATGAAATTTGGGACGCAATCCCGCCCTTTGTCTGCAGGTTTCAACAGCGTCCAACGGGTCATGCTGACGGTCTGGCTGGCGCTGGTGCCCGGTACGATCGCTGCCACGGTGCTGCTGGGTTGGGGGGTGCTCATCAATGTGCTGCTGGCGGTGGCGACCGGTCTCGTCGCCGAGTCGTCGATGTTGTGGCTGCGCAAGCGGCCGGTGCGCCCGGCGATCACCGACGGTTCAGTGGTCGTGCTTGCCTGGATTTTTGCCCTGTGCCTGCCCAATCTCGGTCCCTGGTGGTTGCCGGTGTTCGGTGCGGCCTTTGCCGTCGTCGTGGCCAAGCAGCTGTACGGCGGCCTCGGCTTCAATCTCTTCAACCCGGCGATGGTCGGTTACGTGGTGCTGCTGATTTCCTTCCCGGAACCGATGACGCGCTGGGGGCCGGCGATCGATGTCGGCGGTTCGGCACTGAACTTCGCGCAGAGCCTTGCCTGGTCGTTCACGGGCAGCCTGCCTACCGGCGTCGGTTACGACGGCCTGAGCGTGGCCACGCCGCTGGACCACATGCGCGAGCAGATCATGGCCGGTGCGCCCATCCATGCCGCGACCCAGAGTGTGCTTGGCGGGGCCGGACTCGAACGCTCCTGGAATCTCTGGCTGGCGGGCGCCTTCCTGCTTGGCGGTGCATTCATGCTCTGGCGGGGGGTGATCCGCTGGCATATTCCGGTCGCCGTCCTTACGGGCGTGGCGTTCATGTCGGGCTTACTCTGGCTGATCGATCCGCAGACCCATGCCTCGCCCCTGTTCCACCTCGTGTCGGGGGCCGCGATCTTCGGGGCGTTTTTCGTGGCCACCGATCCGGTGACGGCTTCGACGACGCCCCGTGGCCGTCTCATTTTCGGCTTTGGCATCGGCGTGCTCACCGTGCTGATTCGCAGTTTCGGCAACTATCCCGACGGGGTGGCTTTCGCCGTGTTGCTGATGAACCTGTGCGTGCCGCTCATCGACTATTACACCCAGCCCCGGGTGTTTGGTCACAAAGCGTCGGGTAAGCAGTCATGAAGCGCCTGTTGAGATTGGATCGCAGCCGGATCGTGATCACGGCCCTGCTGCTGGCCGGGTTCTCCATCGTCGGTGTGGGGCTTGTGGCCGTGACGGAGGAGGGGACGCGTGACCGGATTGCCGAAGCCGCCCTGGCCGTGCTGCGTGCCCAGGTCAGTGCCGTGCTTCCCAAGGGGCAGTACGACAATGACCCCGCCGACGCCGCGTTCCTGTTGCCGGATCCGGCCGAGCTGAATCTGCCCAGGTTGAAGCACGAAGACGAATCGGCGGCTGAACGGCTGGAAGACGCGACGGAAGCCGGCATCGTCGGTTTCCGGGCAACCCTGAAGGGTACGGTCACTGCAGTCGTGCTGCCGGTCATCACCCACTACGGCTACAGCGGGGACATCAAGCTGATTGTCGGGGTCGATCGTGCCGGTACGGTGACCGGCGTTCGGGTCACCCGACAGAACGAAACGCCGGGATTGGGCGACAAGATCGAACCCGCCAAATCGCCCTGGATCTTCGAGTTCACGGGCAAGAGTCTGAACGACCCCGGTGCCAAGGGCTGGGCGGTGAAAAAGGACGGCGGGGTCTTCGATCAGTTCACCGGGGCGACCATCACGCCGCGTGCGGTGGTCGGCGCAATCCATCAGGTTCTGGCCTATGTTCAGAAGCATCATGCCCTGCTGTTTGCGCCGGACGGTAAGCCGACCACCGCTGAGCCGCCCATGACACACGACGAATCCAGGAGTGCCCATGAGTGATGTTTCCTACCGCGAGTTGACGATACAGGGGCTGTGGAAGAACAACCCGGGCCTCGTACAGATTCTCGGCATGTGCCCGATGATGGCCATTTCCACCACGGTGGTGAATGCGCTGGGTCTCGCCCTGGCGACGATCCTGACCATGGTGGTGTCCAACGGCCTGGCTTCGGCCATCCGCCATTGGGTGCGTCCCGAAGTGCGGTTGCCCGTCTTCGTCATGGTGGTCGCCTCGGTGGTGACGGTGATCGAGCTGCTCATGAATGCCTACATGACCACGCTCTATCATGCACTGGGCATTTTCCTGCCGCTGATCGTGACCAACTGCATCGTGATTGCGCGGGTGGAAGGTTTTGCCGCCCGCAATCGGCTGGCGCCTGCGCTTTACGACGGTCTGATGATGGGGCTGGGATTCGGTCTCGTATTGATCGCCCTGGGCGCAATCCGGGAAGTGCTGGGGTTCGGCACGCTGTTCGCCAATGCAGACCAGCTGTTCGGGCCGGTGGCCGCTCATTGGACGCTGCACATCCTGCCTGAGCAGGCGAACTTCCTGCTCGCGATCCTCCCGCCGGGCGCATTCATGGCGCTGGCGGTGCTGATCGCGCTCAAGCAGGCGTTGGAACGCCATCAGGAGGTGCGTCAACGCCAGCGAGAGGCGCAACGCCAGGAGCGTGCCGCTGGCGAAGCCCCCGCTGTCGAGGCAGCGCTATTCTGAGCCGTTCGGTTCGCCGGGTGTGCCTTCCCGGGGACTATCCCTGACGCTCGGTGGTCCGTACGCAAAGCGGCTGCTGGTCCGGGTTTTCGACCGCCTGTGCAATGGCGGTCACGAAGGTCGTCAGTTCATCCGGTGTCAGCGCGGCCAGCAGGCGGTTCATCAGGGCCGGATCGATGCGTGCCAGGCTGCTTTCTCCTGAGCTCAAGGGCACCCAGATGCCCGCCGAACGGAATTCGTCCTCGGCGTCCTCGGCCCGGGCCGCAGCCTCGTTTTCCTCAATGTCCGCCTCGTACCACGCTTCGATCCGGTCGAGCAGCTCGTCGTCGATGTCGTCGGGGATGGCGACGATCGTGACGTCTTCGTTGATCGGATCCGGGCGACTGGTGACGACGAGACCCAAGGCTTCGATCCGGGCGATGAAGTTCACGCCCCGATCCCTGGTCAAGAAACAGAATTCATACATCTTCGTCTTTCCTCCGCGTGACCAATGGGCGGCGCGCTTTCACTGAGTATGGCGTGTGGACGCCTCCCTTGTTCGATGCTTCCGTGGAGCCCATGGCATCATAGATTTTTTCAGGATGCTTATAACGAAACTAATCAGTAACTTATTGGCTTGACAGGATTTTTCTTCTGGATACAGTGCTTGAACCACCCCATGTTTTTTGGGGGGTTTGACGGGAGAAGTTCAGTATGAGCATTGAATCTCAGATTTTAGATATCTCGATCATCGCCATGGTTGGCATTATCGCTGTTCCGACGTATGTGTTCCTGTGGTTCTGGTACAAGTCCGGCAAGGCAATGAAGGAAAAACACCTTCATTGATCATCCCCGTGCCGCAGGGTGATGCGGCTTTTCAGGTGTCCCTGCACGGCACGCTGTTAAGTTTTATCACACGCGAAGCCCGGACGAACGTCCGGGCTTTTTGTTTTTCTGCTGTTGCCAACGCTTGGCCGGTGGAACTACCGCAGGGGGAGATAAAGATCGGTAATGAGTTCGTGCTCATCCACGTCGGGCACGAGATTGAGGTAATGGAAAAAGAGCGGAAAGTCGCGTAGGGCCTCGCCGCTCTCCGGAAGCCAGTTGCGGTATAGATAGATTGCACGGGCGCCGATGCCCTGATGACTGCCCTCATGACGGATTCGCGCGCAGCGGCCGCCTGGAATGATCCGGTTGATCACGCCGAAGCCGTTGTCGGGAATCTCGGTATTCACCGACCCGCAGATATCGAAACGGAATTCGTCCGGCGGGGTCGTCTGGGGGTTGTCGTAGGCGATACCGAACGTATGGCTGCTTCGGACGGGTGACAAGCCGCTCTGCTTGCGCCATTCGATGAAGCGCATCACGGAGTCGTTCAGCAGCTCGGGGTCGCCCCGGTGCTCCAGGGCGGCAATTCGGGTTTCCTCAAAATCGACAATTGATACATTCATGTTCTGCGGTCTCTCCGGCGTGTTGATCTGAAATTGCGCCCACCAGGGTTTCCAGGCAGGCGATTTCTTGAACCGGGATGGGGTCTGGTCGAACACGCGTTTGAAGGCACGGGAGAAGGACTCCGGGTTTTCGAACCCGGCATCCAGCGCAATGTCGATGATGCGCAGGTCGCCACCGAATACGAGTTGGTACGACGCTCGCTTCAGTCTCATCAATTGGACGTAGTGGTGGACATTGACGCCCGTGTGGCTGGAAAACACCCGATGAAAATGGAATTTGGACAGATTGGCCACTTCGCTGAGATGCGCTACGGACAAATCCGCATCCAGATTCCTGTCGATGTAGTCGAGTACCTTGGCGAATCGTTCGTTGTAGGTGCCTGCGCCTGCGTTGTTCACACTGCGTTCCCTCCTCGGTTCGATCGGTACTATGACGGCTGTCGATAGACTGTGTCCTGACCGGAATTGCGGGATTGTCCGGTCGCTCGATGATCGACGACCTAGCTCGGTCGACCTAGATAAGGTCCAGTGCTTGATTGAGGTGGCTGACGGGCGTGATGGTCAAGCCGTCGATCGGTCGACCCGGCAGGTTGGCCTTGGGGACGATGGCATGGGTCATCCCGTGCTTGGCGGCTTCGGCCAAGCGTTCCGGACCGCCGCTGACCGGGCGAATCTCGCCAGCAAGCCCGACTTCGCCGAAGACGACGAGTCCCTCGGGCAGCGGGCGGTTTCGGAAGCTCGACAGCACGGCGAGCAGGCTGGGTAGATCCGCCGCGGTTTCGCCGACGCGCACGCCGCCGACCACATTCAGAAAGACATCTTGATCGTAGAGGGCGATCTGGCCGTGCCGATGCAGCACGGCCAGCAGCATCGCCAGACGGTTCTGCTCCAGGCCGACCGTGAGCCGCCGGGGATTGCCGCCCGGGTGCTCGGCTACCAGTGCCTGCACTTCGACAAGCAGGGGGCGCGTGCCCTCGCGCGTCACGGTGATCACGCTGCCCGCGACAGGTTGCTCATGACGTGACAAAAAAATGGCGGACGGATTGCTGACGGGTTTGAGGCCACGGTCCGTCATCGCGAAGACGCCGATCTCGTTGGCGGCGCCGAAGCGGTTCTTGACGGCCCGGATCACGCGGAAACGCGCGCCCGGATCGCCTTCGAAGTACAGGACGGTATCGACCATATGCTCCAGCACGCGCGGACCGGCCAAGGCGCCTTCCTTGGTGACGTGACCCACGATGAAGATCGTGACGTCGTGGCGCTTGGCGAAGCGGACCAGTTGGGCCGTGCCTTCGCGCAGCTGGGATACCGAGCCGGGCGCGGCGGTGAGCCCTTCCGTATGCAGGGTCTGGATGGAATCCACGACGAGCAGGCGTGGCAGTTGCCGGGCGCAATGGGCAAGGATCGATTCGACCGAGGTTTCGCTCATCAGCGTGAGCTGGCCTTCCTTGCCCGCGAGATCGACCCCCAGGCGCTGTGCCCGCAGGGCGACCTGCTGGAGGGATTCCTCGCCGGTGACGTACAGGCAGGGCATGTTCGCCTGCAGGGTCAGCAGGGTTTGCAGCAGCAGGGTGGATTTGCCGATGCCGGGATCGCCGCCGATCAGGACGACCGACCCCGGAACGAGGCCGCCACCCAGGACGCGGTCGAGTTCGTCGAGGCCGGTCGTCTCCCGGGGCGTTTCGCTGATGCGCACCTCCGACAGGATCGTGACCTGGGGACTGCCGCCGGCATAGCCGGCCGCACGCTCGTTGCGTGCGCCGGCGGGCGCATTGGGTATACGAATTTCCGTGAGACTGTTCCAGGCCCCGCATTCGCTGCAGCGTCCCGCCCATTTGGGGAAGTCGGCACCGCATTCCTGGCAGACGAAGGCGGATTTTTCCTTCGCCCGCGCCATCAGGAAGCGCCGGATTCCATCTTGAAGGTCAAGCGTGCCATTTCGACCGCACGCTTGCGTACGCTGAGCACTTCGATCTGCACGCCGTCCGGTTCGATGACCGCGCCGACGGTGGGCAGGGTTTCAAGCTGCTCGATGATCAGGCCGTTCAGGGTGCTGGCTTCCTGGGTCGGCAATTCGATGGCCAGTTCCCGGTTGATCTCCCGGATCGGCACGTTCCCGCGGAGGAGATAGCTGCCGTCTTCCTGGCGACTGATGCCCTCGACGTCCGATTCCGGGTCCGTGGTGAAATCCCCCACGATTTCCTCGAGGATGTCTTCCAGGGTGACCATGCCCAGCACGTCGCCGTATTCGTCCACCACCAGGGCAGAACGACGGTTTTCCGTCTGGAAATTCAGCAACTGCGTCGTCAACGGCGTGCCTTCGGGGACGTAATAGGGTTCCCGCAACAGCCGCTTGAGCTGGCTCTTGGTGAGGGAGTTGTCCATCAGCGGGGCGAACAGCCGACGTACGTTGATGATGCCGACGGTGTGTTCCACGGAACCGTGAAACACGGGGATCCGGCTGTAGGGCGAACTCCGGAGCTGATTGAGCACCTCGTCCCAGGGAACGTCGATGTCGATGCCGAAGATTTCCGCCCGCGGGATCATGATGTCTTCGACCCGGGCCTGTTCGAGTTCCAGCACCGAAAGCAACAGACTCTGGTTTTGTTCCGGCAGATGGTGACTGGATTCGCGCACGATGGTCTGCAACTCCGCGGTGGACAGGCCCTGAACCGCCCCCGCACGCGTGTTGAACCCCAGAACGAACAGCAGACTGTTGGCCAGCAGGTTGATCAGGCGGATCAACGGCGACATGAACCGCATGACGAAGGAGAAGAAGTAGGCAGCCGGCCAGGCGATGCGTTCCGGCGAGATCGCGGCGGCCGTTTTGGGCGCCACTTCGGCAAAGATGAGCAGGGCGAAGGTCATGATGCCGGTGGCGACGGCGATCCCGCTGTCGCCGAACACGCGCAGACCAATGACGGTCGCGATCGAGGACGCCAGAATATTGGCAAAGTTGTTGCCCAGCAGAATCAGGCCGATCAGCCGATCCGGCTGTTCCAGCAGTTTCTGGGCACGCACGGCACCGCCATGCCCTCGTTTGGCCAGGTGGCGAAGCCGGTATCGGTTCAGAGAAATCAGTGCGGTTTCTGAACTCGAGAAAAAGGCCGACACCAGAATGAGGACGATGAGCGCAGCGATCAGGACGCCAAGATGGATCTCGTTCAATGAGCGTTCTATGGGTAGTGAAACCGAAGCCAAGTGTACGCAAATTTTCGCGATAAAAGAAAGTTTTCCCGACTGCTCGTTCACTGATCGAGGTGAATGATCTCGCAGGAGGGGGATTTATGCGCGGGCGTCAGGAATCCGTTTCCGATGTTGGCACGGATATGGCTAGGGATACATCCATCAATGCTGAGGAGGTTATCAGTCATGACGGATCAAATTTTTGGGATTCACGGGTTGGCCTTGACCTACCGCTCGCAGCGGATGGGCGTCCTGTCCTCGAATATCGCCAATGCCGATACGCCGGAATACAAGGCGCGGGATCTCTCGTTCGGGGATGCCCTGCGTGCGGCGGCCGGACCGGTCGGGCAGGGGGGCGTGGATCAGCCGCTGGCGCTCAAGCGCGATGCGCCGGGACAGTTGACGGCGGCCGGTTCGATCGATGGGGCGAAGGAAATGTACCGCATTCCGGATCAGCCGGCGCTGGACGGAAACACGGTGGATATGGAGCGCGAGCGTGTGCGATTCACCGAGAATGCGGTGGCCTATCAGACGACACTCAATTTTCTCAACAGCCGAATCAAAGGCATCAACTCGGCCCTGACCGGGCAATAGGAGGCCTGACCCATGAGCTTGTTCTCGATTTTCAATGTGGCGAGTTCCGCCATGTCCGCCCAGTCGCTGCGGTTGAATGCCACGGCGTCCAACATGGCCAACGCCAATTCCGTGGCCACCAAGCCCGAAGATGCCTACAAGGCCCGCGAACCCGTATTCCAGCAGGTTCTTGAGCAGAATGGCGGGGTCGGGGTGCGCGTGATGGGCATCACCCAGAGCAATGCCACAAACCCCGCCCTGTACCAGCCCGGCAACCCCCTGGCGAACAAGGACGGTTA
The Halothiobacillus diazotrophicus DNA segment above includes these coding regions:
- the rnhA gene encoding ribonuclease HI, which gives rise to MTAEADASATNAPLTEVHVWTDGACKGNPGRGGWGALLRYGGHERELCGGEAHTTNNRMELLAAIVALETLKRPCRVHLTTDSQYVRQGMLEWLPNWRKRNWRRADGQPVKNADLWERLDQAARRHEMHWHWIKGHAGHAENERADELANRGIDNRCGVQP
- the dnaQ gene encoding DNA polymerase III subunit epsilon — translated: MSERQIILDTETTGMPVTEGHRLVEIGAVEMVGRRVTGRHYHVYLNPERPVDPGALAVHGLDDVFLSDKPKFADVVDEFLAFIQDGELIIHNAEFDVGFINAELERLPARGRLSDYVPNIVDSLALARQKHPGQRNSLDALCRRYSIDNSARTLHGALLDSEILADVYLAITGGQKTLSFDADGDASGDTDQADTAARILRLPADRPPLRVIAADAAEAEAHAAWMEKLGTDGTPRVWPG
- the rsxA gene encoding electron transport complex subunit RsxA, which codes for MTEYVLILISTVLVNNFVLVKFLGLCPFFGVSKKIETAIGMSLATTFVLTLSAIASYLTETYLLEPLGLAYLRTIMFIVVIAVVVNFTEMVVRKTSPLLHNVLGIYLPLITTNCAVLGVALLNVQQAHNFTESALYGFGASLGFSMVLILFSALRERVNAADVPLAFEGVPIALITAGLMALGFMGFAGMVKG
- the rsxB gene encoding electron transport complex subunit RsxB, with the translated sequence MLTAILVSAGLALAFGIVLGVAAQWFHVEGNPLAEKIDAILPQTQCGQCGFPGCRPYAEAIASGAADINQCPPGGETTIKNLADLLGVEPKPLNADNGTAKEVPLVAVIDEDVCIGCTKCIQACPVDAILGAAKQMHTVIAAECTGCELCIAPCPVDCIDMIPVAAGVDDYRFPLPVSALPVASDGMAGHVQGHEKRPMDEQVPAQENPPSESAHV
- the rsxC gene encoding electron transport complex subunit RsxC, which gives rise to MSDSAANVTTAAFDFHGGIHPPENKDLTRDRAVVDLPLMARYVLPLHMHIGAPARPVVKVGDQVGKGQVLAQATDFISATIHAPTSGMVVAIDDHLIPHPGGLAAPSIQLVADGADRWADMPNPWPDYATRSPAELRTRLRESGVVGLGGAVFPTAAKLATGAAAVRTLVLNGAECEPYITCDDRLMRESPAEIIAGAQIALHMLGAEQCLVGIEDNKPEALAAMSAAAAHDPRFTVVSVPTRYPAGGEKQLIRMLTGIEVPRDRRAMEYGLICLNVGTAASVHQAVVHGKPVIDRLLTVTGGGVRQPENFRVRIGTLMSDVITAAGGYQAGVDRLIMGGPMMGFALPDDAVPVVKATNCLLALRPEDRPAEPVPQPCIRCSLCAESCPADLLPQQLYWYARSRQFERAVAYHLFDCIECGVCSAVCPSHIPLVEYYRFAKTEVWAQEREKTKATVARDRFEFRKERLERQKAEREAALNKKRQALEAKTARVAKAEPSTDAASKGARAAAKTDETAFGTYQPGQTPDGSQLDSAVEAARARAKARRAALEAQRSAPVPSSDDPSDESEQI
- a CDS encoding RnfABCDGE type electron transport complex subunit D — translated: MKFGTQSRPLSAGFNSVQRVMLTVWLALVPGTIAATVLLGWGVLINVLLAVATGLVAESSMLWLRKRPVRPAITDGSVVVLAWIFALCLPNLGPWWLPVFGAAFAVVVAKQLYGGLGFNLFNPAMVGYVVLLISFPEPMTRWGPAIDVGGSALNFAQSLAWSFTGSLPTGVGYDGLSVATPLDHMREQIMAGAPIHAATQSVLGGAGLERSWNLWLAGAFLLGGAFMLWRGVIRWHIPVAVLTGVAFMSGLLWLIDPQTHASPLFHLVSGAAIFGAFFVATDPVTASTTPRGRLIFGFGIGVLTVLIRSFGNYPDGVAFAVLLMNLCVPLIDYYTQPRVFGHKASGKQS
- a CDS encoding RnfABCDGE type electron transport complex subunit G; the protein is MKRLLRLDRSRIVITALLLAGFSIVGVGLVAVTEEGTRDRIAEAALAVLRAQVSAVLPKGQYDNDPADAAFLLPDPAELNLPRLKHEDESAAERLEDATEAGIVGFRATLKGTVTAVVLPVITHYGYSGDIKLIVGVDRAGTVTGVRVTRQNETPGLGDKIEPAKSPWIFEFTGKSLNDPGAKGWAVKKDGGVFDQFTGATITPRAVVGAIHQVLAYVQKHHALLFAPDGKPTTAEPPMTHDESRSAHE
- a CDS encoding electron transport complex subunit E, producing the protein MSDVSYRELTIQGLWKNNPGLVQILGMCPMMAISTTVVNALGLALATILTMVVSNGLASAIRHWVRPEVRLPVFVMVVASVVTVIELLMNAYMTTLYHALGIFLPLIVTNCIVIARVEGFAARNRLAPALYDGLMMGLGFGLVLIALGAIREVLGFGTLFANADQLFGPVAAHWTLHILPEQANFLLAILPPGAFMALAVLIALKQALERHQEVRQRQREAQRQERAAGEAPAVEAALF
- a CDS encoding AraC family transcriptional regulator produces the protein MNNAGAGTYNERFAKVLDYIDRNLDADLSVAHLSEVANLSKFHFHRVFSSHTGVNVHHYVQLMRLKRASYQLVFGGDLRIIDIALDAGFENPESFSRAFKRVFDQTPSRFKKSPAWKPWWAQFQINTPERPQNMNVSIVDFEETRIAALEHRGDPELLNDSVMRFIEWRKQSGLSPVRSSHTFGIAYDNPQTTPPDEFRFDICGSVNTEIPDNGFGVINRIIPGGRCARIRHEGSHQGIGARAIYLYRNWLPESGEALRDFPLFFHYLNLVPDVDEHELITDLYLPLR
- the radA gene encoding DNA repair protein RadA translates to MARAKEKSAFVCQECGADFPKWAGRCSECGAWNSLTEIRIPNAPAGARNERAAGYAGGSPQVTILSEVRISETPRETTGLDELDRVLGGGLVPGSVVLIGGDPGIGKSTLLLQTLLTLQANMPCLYVTGEESLQQVALRAQRLGVDLAGKEGQLTLMSETSVESILAHCARQLPRLLVVDSIQTLHTEGLTAAPGSVSQLREGTAQLVRFAKRHDVTIFIVGHVTKEGALAGPRVLEHMVDTVLYFEGDPGARFRVIRAVKNRFGAANEIGVFAMTDRGLKPVSNPSAIFLSRHEQPVAGSVITVTREGTRPLLVEVQALVAEHPGGNPRRLTVGLEQNRLAMLLAVLHRHGQIALYDQDVFLNVVGGVRVGETAADLPSLLAVLSSFRNRPLPEGLVVFGEVGLAGEIRPVSGGPERLAEAAKHGMTHAIVPKANLPGRPIDGLTITPVSHLNQALDLI